From Synchiropus splendidus isolate RoL2022-P1 chromosome 10, RoL_Sspl_1.0, whole genome shotgun sequence, the proteins below share one genomic window:
- the mettl5 gene encoding rRNA N6-adenosine-methyltransferase METTL5 has protein sequence MKLKELESCLQQVDVFEEPKILLEQYPTSPHIAACMLYTIHNTFDDIEGKLVADLGCGCGVLSIGASMLDAGLCVGLDIDDDALDIFRRNVEEFEAPNVDILQCDLSALQDDAFSKKFDTVIMNPPFGTKHNQGMDMRFLQTALTMAETAVYSLHKTATREHIEKKAKDWGVKMDVIAELRYDLPASYKFHKKKSVDIQVDFLRFSTA, from the exons atgaaactgAAAGAGTTGGAGAGTTGTCTTCAACAAGTGGATGTATTTGAAGAGCCCAAAATCCTGCTGGAGCAGTATCCAACGAGCCCACACATTGCAG CGTGCATGCTTTACACGATACACAATACATTTGATGACATCGAAGGTAAACTGGTGGCTGATCTGGGATGCGGTTGTGGAGTCCTAAGTATCGGGGCATCTATGCTTGATGCTGG TCTGTGTGTCGGTTTGGATATCGACGACGACGCGTTGGACATATTCCGGAGAAACGTCGAGGAGTTTGAGGCTCCCAACGTAGACATCCTCCAGTGTGACCTGAGTGCTCTGCAGGATGATGCCTTCAGTAAAAAATTCGATACCGTCATCATGAATCCACCTTTCGGTACCAAACACAATCAAG GAATGGACATGAGGTTTTTGCAAACTGCGCTAACCATGGCAGAGACAGCTGTGTACTCGCTACACAAGACAGCAACTCGAGAG CACATTGAAAAGAAAGCAAAGGACTGGGGGGTAAAAATGGACGTTATTGCAG AACTCAGATACGACTTGCCAGCATCATACAAGTTCCACAAAAAGAAATCG GTTGACATCCAGGTGGACTTCCTTCGATTCTCCACAGCCTGA